In one Cyprinus carpio isolate SPL01 chromosome B2, ASM1834038v1, whole genome shotgun sequence genomic region, the following are encoded:
- the rgs1 gene encoding regulator of G-protein signaling 21, translating to MYLRSVSQSASPVKDLHVIFKGRFCCFSQEPVDDVDSWGESIEKLLSCKAGQMAFQDFLKSEYSEENILFWLACEEYKKITSPPEMISRANQIYTEFVQTEAPRQVNIDSGTRTNITNNISEPNLSSFDTAQKMIFSLMARDCYPRFLKSDIYQSILQKHGKR from the exons ATGTATTTGAGATCTGTATCACAATCAGCTTCACCAGTGAAGGATCTCCATGTAATTTTCAAGGGTAGATTTTGTTGCTTTTCTCAGGAACCTGTTGATGATGTGGACTCTTGGGGCGAGTCCATCGAGAAGCTTCTGTCCTGTAAAG CGGGACAGATGGCTTTCCAGGACTTCCTAAAGTCGgaatacagtgaggaaaatatTCTGTTCTGGCTGGCATGTGAGGAATACAAAAAGATCACGAGCCCACCAGAGATGATCAGCAGGGCAAACCAAATCTACACAGAGTTTGTGCAAACGGAAGCACCCAGACAG GTCAATATTGATTCTGGGACTCGCACAAATATTACAAACAACATCTCAGAGCCAAACCTGAGCTCATTTGATACGGCACAGAAGATGATCTTCAGTCTAATGGCGAGAGACTGCTATCCCAGGTTTCTGAAGTCTGACATCTACCAGTCCATTCTGCAAAAGCATGGAAAGAGATGA